In candidate division KSB1 bacterium, the genomic stretch CCTCGAGGAGGCAAGGGAAATCCTGGAAGAGGGTACGGATCGGGAGCTGAGGGAGCTGGCGGAGGAGGAAGTGCGCGATCTGGAGCAGCGCCTGGAGGAATTGGCGCAGCAGCTGAAGTTGCTCCTCGTGCCCAAGGATCCCCAGGATGCGAAGAACGCCATTGTCGAGATCCGGGCTGGTACGGGCGGCGACGAAGCCGGACTCTTCGCCGGAGACCTCTTCCGGATGTACACCCGGTACGCGGAACGGAAGGGCTGGTCCGTCGAGATCATGAGCTCCCACCCTCAGGACATCGGAGGGTTCAAGGAGATCATCTTCCTGGTGCGGGGCAAGAATGCCTACGGGACCCTGAAGTACGAGAGCGGCGTTCACCGCGTGCAGAGGGTGCCGGTTACGGAAGCCAGCGGCCGCATCCACACCTCCGCGGCTTCCGTAGCGGTCCTCCCCGAAGCGGAGGAGGTGGATGTGCAGATTGATCCCGAGGACCTGCGCATCGATGTGTTCCGGAGCTCCGGGCCGGGCGGACAGAGCGTGAACACCACAGACTCCGCAGTGCGGATCACCCACATCCCCACGGGCA encodes the following:
- the prfA gene encoding peptide chain release factor 1, with product MFDKLDEVESRFEEIRQMLAQPEVLSDPERLRELSREEHELEPIVETYRRYKQTKAALEEAREILEEGTDRELRELAEEEVRDLEQRLEELAQQLKLLLVPKDPQDAKNAIVEIRAGTGGDEAGLFAGDLFRMYTRYAERKGWSVEIMSSHPQDIGGFKEIIFLVRGKNAYGTLKYESGVHRVQRVPVTEASGRIHTSAASVAVLPEAEEVDVQIDPEDLRIDVFRSSGPGGQSVNTTDSAVRITHIPTGIVVTCQDEKSQHKNKAKALRVLRARLYERVLAEQRAKEAETRRSMIRTGDRSAKIRTFNFPQNRVTDHRIGLTLYRLEEILDGDLDELIEQLQLADQAEKLKQL